The following are encoded together in the Silurus meridionalis isolate SWU-2019-XX chromosome 2, ASM1480568v1, whole genome shotgun sequence genome:
- the slc29a3 gene encoding equilibrative nucleoside transporter 3 has protein sequence MSDDERSEVNLEDEGGMSPLLARHRPHDSYCLVYGIFFILGIGSLLPWNFFITAKHYWLYKLNNRSSLASHQELHTDLSDFFESYLTIASTVPSVLCLVFNYFLVNRVSSDVRVLLSLAMILLVFIVTTVLVKVDVSDCREKFLAGTLASVALVSGASNFFSGSMFGISAHFPMRISQALISGQAMGGTLSAVASIVDLAAASDVTSSALAYFLTADIFILFCIIVYLLLPKLAYSRYYLDASCTGTATTSDSSLSTPESTSSPAVNSVPLLKPIMRKMWKLSLYVFWVFFVSITIFPAISSGIQSVDKDSGSPWSNTYFVPFTSFLLYNVADFCGRQMTVWLQVPGPTSPVLPILVVCRSVLVPLFMFCNYQPRYHLHQVFFAHDIFPVLFVCLLGLSNGYLGTLTMMYGPKVVPRNMAEPAGVIMSFFLAAGLAVGSAVSVLLVYIL, from the exons ATGTCTGATGACGAGAGATCAGAGGTCAACCTTGAGGATGAGGGAGGGATGTCACCCCTGCTTGCACGCCACCGGCCACATGACTCTTACTGCCTTGTCTATGGCATATTTTTTATCCTGGGCATTGGCTCACTGCTGCCATGGAACTTCTTCATCACAGCCAAGCATTACTGGCTCTACAAGCTAAATAACAGGTCCAGCCTGGCCAGCCACCAAGAGCTCCACACTGATCTCAGC GATTTCTTTGAGAGCTACCTTACCATTGCTTCCACTGTTCCTTCTGTGTTGTGTCTAGTCTTCAACTACTTCCTAGTAAACAG GGTGTCCTCTGATGTTCGAGTTCTTTTGTCTTTGGCCATGATCCTGCTTGTGTTCATCGTCACTACGGTGCTGGTGAAGGTGGATGTGTCTGACTGTAGAGAGAAGTTTCTAGCTGGTACTCTGGCCAGTGTTGCACTGGTCAGTGGAGCCTCCAATTTTTTCAGTGGAAGCATGTTTGGCATTAGTGCACATTTCCCCATGAGGATTTCACAAGCTCTCATATCAG GTCAAGCAATGGGTGGCACGCTGAGTGCAGTAGCCTCCATAGTGGATCTGGCTGCAGCAAGTGATGTAACCAGCAGTGCATTGGCTTACTTCCTAACTGCTGACATCTTCATCCTGTTCTGCATCATCGTGTACCTACTGCTGCCCAAACTGGCCTACTCCAG ATACTACCTGGATGCTTCCTGTACAGGTACTGCCACCACATCTGATAGCTCTCTATCCACTCCAGAATCCACAAGCAGCCCAGCTGTCAACTCTGTGCCCCTACTCAAACCAATCATGAGAAAAATGTGGAAACTGAGCTTATATGTCttctgggtcttctttgtttcTATCACCATCTTTCCAGCGATCTCCTCAGGGATCCAGTCAGTGGATAAAGACTCCGGTAGCCCCTGGAGCAACACCTACTTTGTTCCATTCACCAGCTTCCTTTTGTACAACGTGGCAGACTTCTGTGGTAGACAAATGACTGTTTGGCTGCAGGTTCCTGGCCCGACCAGCCCTGTCTTGCCGATCCTTGTGGTTTGCAGGAGTGTGTTAGTGCCGCTCTTTATGTTCTGCAACTACCAGCCTCGGTATCATTTGCACCAAGTATTTTTCGCCCATGACATCTTCcctgtgttgtttgtttgcctGCTGGGGCTCTCCAATGGATATTTGGGTACGCTGACCATGATGTATGGGCCCAAAGTTGTGCCACGGAACATGGCAGAACCAGCTGGTGTGATCATGTCATTCTTCCTGGCAGCGGGGCTTGCAGTAGGTTCTGCCGTTTCAGTTTtgcttgtttatattttatga
- the mgme1 gene encoding mitochondrial genome maintenance exonuclease 1, which translates to MRACRLWLQPCGLSALLSGRSFFSSPGLRARKKSSHYRDVDSEHYSSLVKAVVSMRTSSQTPESIENEDQWLYGAIVKCKPRECRALRNPWPLLNDVKRVPDAENVEGIMTQIRLHRASDHASIPSVTKILQKTMSAQQVFYLERWKRRKIAELGVEGFKEYSNNLFTQGKVLHEAVEEILTGEKSLTEYHECLENVSGYLGSLSYVLEDITGVKAIESVVHHRPLQYLGIVDCVAMYKNSLCAIEWKTSEKPKPLLYNTYDNPLQVAAYIGALNSDTNYNYQVDSGLIVVAYKDGSPAHCHFLNADQVVQYWNKWLFRLEEYMEHDMSTSSS; encoded by the exons ATGCGGGCTTGCAGACTGTGGCTGCAGCCGTGTGGTTTGAGCGCTTTGCTCTCTGGACGCTCGTTTTTCTCCTCCCCTGGCTTGCGCGCGCGTAAGAAGAGCAGTCACTACAGGGATGTCGACTCTGAACACTATTCCTCGCTGGTGAAAGCGGTGGTGTCTATGAGAACCAGCTCTCAGACTCCAGAAAGTATTGAAAACGAAGATCAGTGGCTTTACGGAGCGATCGTGAAATGTAAGCCTCGGGAATGCAGAGCGCTGAGAAACCCGTGGCCTCTGTTGAACGATGTAAAACGTGTCCCTGATGCAGAGAACGTGGAGGGAATCATGACTCAGATAAGATTACACAGAGCTTCAGATCACGCCTCTATACCAAGTGTAACAAAAATACTCCAAAAGACAATGTCAGCCCAGCAAGTATTTTATTTGGAGAGATGGAAGAGAAGGAAGATTGCTGAACTTGGTGTGGAAGGTTTCAAAGAATACAGCAACA atcttTTCACACAGGGGAAAGTGTTGCATGAAGCTGTTGAAGAAATTTTAACTGGAGAAAAATCCCTAACTGAATACCACGAATGTCTGGAAAACGTCTCTGGATATTTAGGAAGTCTCAGTTATGTGTTGGAGGACATTACAGGAGTCAAAGCCATCGAGAGTGTTGTGCACCATCGGCCCCTGCAGTACCTGGGCATTGTTGATTGTGTTGCCATGTACAA GAATTCCCTGTGTGCCATAGAATGGAAGACATCAGAAAAACCAAAGCCTTTACTTTACAACACATATGACAACCCCTTGCAGGTGGCTGCCTACATTGGAGCCTTAAACAGTGATACTAACTATAACTACCAG GTGGACAGTGGATTAATTGTTGTTGCCTACAAAGATGGCTCACCAGCCCACTGTCACTTCCTGAATGCAGACCAAGTAGTACAGTACTGGAATAAATGGCTTTTCAGACTGGAGGAATATATGGAGCATGATATGTCAACCAGTTCTAGCTAA
- the mrpl14 gene encoding 39S ribosomal protein L14, mitochondrial, with the protein MAFSPMALPKVLWRTHYRPFSVSTVVAAIQKLTRVRVVDNSSLGNTPYHRAPRVIHVYTKNGFGKVGDTVLLAIKGQKKKALIVGHKMPGPRMSPRFDSNNVVLIEENGNPTGTRIKAPIPTQLRKLEGDYSKLLAIAQRFV; encoded by the exons ATGGCCTTCTCACCAATGGCACTTCCAAAAGTATTATGGAGAACACACTACAGGCCTTTCAG TGTTTCAACAGTTGTGGCAGCTATTCAGAAGCTGACAAGAGTACGGGTGGTCGACAACAGCAGCCTTGGAAACACCCCATATCACCGTGCCCCTAGAGTCATTCATGTATACACCAAAAATGGATTTGGCAAAGTGGGTGACACTGTACTTTTGGCCATTaaaggacagaaaaagaaagcactGATTGTGGGTCACAAGATGCCTGGACCAAGAATGTCACCGAGGTTTGATTCAAACAATGTTGTTTTAATTGAAGAAAATGGGAACCCAACAGGAACACGGATTAAAGCTCCTATACCTACACAGCTACGCAAACTGGAGGGTGATTACTCTAAATTACTAGCTATTGCACAACGCTTTGTGTAG